A section of the Cryobacterium soli genome encodes:
- a CDS encoding glycerophosphodiester phosphodiesterase family protein: protein MKPLVIGHRGASGYRPEHTEAAYRLAFALGADAVEPDIVATKDGVLVLRHENEISGTTDVAAHPEFADRRTSKVIDGAALTGWFTEDFTWAELTTLRARERLPALRTLSASFDGLFPILRLRDLFRLVDLAEAPLDRELGIVAELKHASYFESIGLPLDELFAAEVNEAGWNTGEGRLTIESFERTVLAQVHARGVFGRRVFLLEATGAPADLVARFGDRATSYADYLSDLALYQLGHQVDGISVPKSLILNTDEHGIVDGASDLVDSAHAAGLQIYTWTLRPENRFLAPGNRVGTRKADVGNWQAEFRTIMDTGIDGVFADHPDLAVFVRDGLHTRMPHPLSQY from the coding sequence ATGAAACCCCTTGTGATCGGCCATCGCGGAGCCAGCGGCTACCGGCCGGAGCACACCGAGGCCGCCTACCGCCTCGCGTTCGCTCTCGGTGCCGACGCCGTCGAACCCGACATCGTGGCCACCAAGGACGGGGTTCTGGTGTTGCGGCACGAGAACGAGATCTCCGGCACGACGGATGTGGCCGCCCACCCCGAATTCGCCGACCGACGCACCTCGAAGGTCATCGATGGCGCCGCCCTGACCGGCTGGTTCACCGAGGACTTCACCTGGGCCGAGCTGACCACACTCCGTGCCAGGGAACGGCTGCCCGCCCTGCGCACCCTGAGCGCCAGCTTCGACGGGCTCTTCCCGATCCTGCGGCTCCGCGACCTGTTCCGCCTCGTCGACCTGGCCGAGGCCCCGCTCGACCGGGAACTCGGCATCGTCGCCGAGCTCAAGCACGCCAGCTACTTCGAGTCCATCGGACTGCCGCTGGACGAACTCTTCGCCGCCGAGGTGAACGAGGCCGGCTGGAACACCGGCGAGGGCCGCCTCACCATCGAGAGCTTCGAACGCACCGTGCTCGCCCAGGTGCACGCCAGGGGCGTATTCGGCCGCCGGGTGTTCCTGCTCGAGGCCACCGGAGCCCCCGCCGACCTCGTGGCCCGGTTCGGCGACCGCGCCACGAGCTACGCCGACTACCTCAGCGACCTCGCGCTCTACCAGCTCGGCCACCAGGTCGACGGCATCAGCGTGCCCAAGTCCCTGATCCTCAACACCGATGAGCACGGCATCGTCGACGGCGCCTCCGACCTCGTCGACTCCGCCCACGCCGCCGGCCTGCAGATCTACACCTGGACGCTGCGCCCGGAGAACCGCTTCCTCGCCCCCGGCAACCGGGTGGGCACCCGCAAGGCCGACGTGGGCAACTGGCAGGCAGAGTTCCGCACGATCATGGACACCGGCATCGACGGGGTCTTCGCCGACCACCCCGACCTCGCGGTGTTCGTGCGGGACGGCCTGCACACCCGGATGCCGCATCCGCTCTCGCAGTACTGA
- a CDS encoding IS110 family transposase: MTDNQQKIIIGVDTHKDFHHVAVISALGESLTDRKFDATPDGYADLIRWVTEQGAVLRAGVEGTGSYGAGLTARLRTAGIDVIDVLAPDKQERRLRGKTDQIDAYSAARAVLSKRATTVPKLRDGEVEAMRILRTSRRLVVKQRTEIMNQLHSLLVSAPETLRAKLTGLKAKDLAKACARLRDLAGDDVVTAATKDAAKSLGRRHVELSLEADRFEESIRALVTAYAPELLAVYGVGPDVAATLLTVAGENVDRIGTESALAHLAGTAPIPASSGKTNRHRLNRGGNRQGNAAFHRIVLVRMKRHPETRAYVEKPSPAARPNATPCDYSSATSPERSSPSSSPSKNATRPPKSPLDINRSIETLRDDRSSRPTGKERPTRFRQAQPTIGNAPQAGSPGFDKLDQ, from the coding sequence ATGACCGACAATCAGCAAAAGATCATCATCGGCGTCGATACGCACAAGGATTTCCACCACGTCGCTGTGATCAGCGCGCTGGGCGAGTCCCTCACGGATCGTAAATTCGATGCCACCCCGGACGGTTACGCCGACCTGATCCGCTGGGTCACCGAGCAAGGCGCCGTGCTCCGCGCCGGCGTTGAGGGCACCGGCTCCTACGGTGCCGGCCTCACCGCGCGGCTGCGCACCGCGGGCATCGATGTGATTGACGTCCTGGCGCCGGACAAGCAGGAACGCCGGCTGCGCGGTAAGACCGACCAGATCGACGCGTACTCCGCCGCCCGCGCTGTCCTATCCAAGCGGGCGACGACGGTGCCGAAGCTTCGCGACGGTGAAGTCGAAGCGATGCGGATCCTCCGCACGTCTCGCCGGCTGGTCGTCAAGCAGCGCACCGAGATCATGAACCAACTGCACAGCCTGCTCGTCAGCGCCCCGGAAACCCTCCGCGCGAAGCTGACCGGCCTCAAGGCCAAAGACCTCGCGAAGGCCTGCGCCAGGCTACGGGACCTGGCCGGAGATGACGTCGTCACCGCCGCAACCAAGGACGCCGCGAAGTCCTTGGGCCGCCGTCACGTTGAGTTGAGCCTTGAGGCTGACCGGTTCGAGGAGAGCATCCGCGCCCTCGTTACCGCTTACGCCCCGGAACTGCTCGCGGTTTATGGGGTTGGACCGGATGTTGCCGCGACGCTGCTGACCGTCGCGGGCGAGAACGTTGACCGGATCGGCACCGAATCCGCCCTCGCTCACTTAGCCGGGACCGCACCCATCCCGGCGTCGTCAGGGAAAACGAACCGGCACCGGCTCAACCGTGGCGGCAACCGGCAAGGCAACGCCGCGTTCCACCGCATTGTCTTGGTCCGCATGAAACGCCACCCCGAAACCCGCGCCTACGTCGAGAAACCCTCGCCCGCGGCAAGACCAAACGCGACACCATGCGACTACTCAAGCGCTACCTCGCCCGAGAGATCTTCCCCATCCTCATCGCCGTCCAAGAACGCCACGCGACCACCCAAATCGCCGCTTGACATCAATAGGAGCATCGAGACCCTACGAGACGACAGGTCAAGCCGACCAACGGGCAAGGAACGGCCCACCCGGTTTCGACAAGCTCAACCGACGATCGGGAACGCGCCGCAGGCCGGCTCACCGGGTTTCGACAAGCTCGACCAATGA
- the guaA gene encoding glutamine-hydrolyzing GMP synthase, with translation MREASVYSEIVAHSITAAEVAAKNPIGIVLSGGPSSVYAEGAPTFDPAIFDLGIPVLGICYGFQVMATALGGEVSHTGQREYGSTPVVVADSSNALLADQPVEQTVWMSHGDSVSKAPDGFTVLASTVSTPVAAFANDERRLYGVQWHPEVKHSAHGQHVLENFLHRAAGIPADWNSGNVIAEQVALIQAQVGTGKVICGLSGGVDSAVAAALVHKAIGDQLVCVFVDHGLLREDERRQVEEDYVKATGIRLVTVDVREQFINALAGVSDPETKRKIIGREFIRTFEQAQAELIKESAEIDGDPIRFLVQGTLYPDVVESGGGSGTANIKSHHNVGGLPEDLQFELVEPLRALFKDEVRAIGAELGLPAEIVQRQPFPGPGLGIRIVGEVTQERLDLLRQADAIVRFELTAAGLDREIWQCPVVLLADVRSVGVQGDGRTYGHPIVLRPVSSEDAMTADWTRLPYDLLAKISNRITNEVDGVNRVVLDVTSKPPGTIEWE, from the coding sequence GTGCGTGAGGCATCCGTGTACTCGGAGATCGTGGCGCACTCGATCACCGCCGCCGAGGTCGCAGCCAAGAACCCCATCGGCATCGTGCTCTCCGGCGGGCCGTCCAGCGTCTACGCCGAGGGCGCCCCCACCTTCGACCCGGCGATCTTCGACCTCGGCATCCCGGTGCTGGGCATCTGCTACGGCTTCCAGGTGATGGCCACCGCTCTCGGCGGCGAGGTCTCGCACACCGGCCAGCGCGAGTACGGCTCCACCCCGGTGGTCGTCGCCGACAGCAGCAACGCTCTGCTCGCCGACCAGCCGGTGGAGCAGACCGTGTGGATGAGCCACGGCGACTCCGTCTCCAAGGCCCCCGACGGTTTCACCGTTCTGGCCTCCACGGTGTCGACCCCGGTCGCCGCGTTCGCCAACGACGAGCGCCGGCTCTACGGCGTGCAGTGGCACCCCGAGGTCAAGCACTCCGCGCACGGCCAGCACGTGCTGGAGAACTTCCTGCACCGCGCCGCCGGCATCCCCGCCGACTGGAACAGCGGCAACGTCATCGCCGAGCAGGTCGCCCTGATCCAGGCCCAGGTGGGCACGGGCAAGGTCATCTGCGGCCTCTCCGGTGGAGTCGACTCCGCTGTTGCCGCGGCCCTCGTGCACAAGGCCATCGGCGACCAGCTCGTCTGCGTGTTCGTCGACCACGGCCTGCTGCGCGAGGACGAGCGCCGCCAGGTCGAAGAGGACTACGTCAAGGCCACCGGCATCCGCCTGGTCACGGTGGATGTGCGTGAGCAGTTCATCAACGCCCTCGCCGGGGTCAGCGACCCGGAGACCAAGCGCAAGATCATCGGCCGCGAGTTCATTCGCACCTTCGAGCAGGCCCAGGCCGAGCTCATCAAGGAGTCCGCCGAGATCGACGGCGACCCGATCCGCTTCCTCGTGCAGGGCACCCTGTACCCCGACGTGGTCGAGTCCGGCGGCGGCAGCGGCACCGCAAACATCAAGAGCCACCACAACGTGGGCGGCCTGCCCGAAGACCTGCAGTTCGAGCTCGTCGAGCCGCTGCGCGCCCTGTTCAAGGACGAGGTCCGCGCGATCGGCGCCGAGCTGGGCCTGCCGGCCGAGATCGTGCAACGCCAGCCGTTCCCCGGACCCGGCTTGGGCATCCGCATCGTCGGCGAGGTCACCCAGGAGCGTCTGGACCTGCTGCGCCAGGCGGATGCGATCGTGCGGTTCGAGCTGACCGCCGCGGGCCTGGACCGGGAGATCTGGCAGTGCCCCGTGGTGCTGCTCGCCGATGTGCGCTCGGTGGGTGTGCAGGGCGACGGCCGCACCTACGGTCACCCGATCGTGCTGCGTCCGGTGTCCAGCGAGGACGCCATGACGGCCGACTGGACCCGCCTGCCGTACGACCTGCTCGCGAAGATCTCCAACCGCATCACCAACGAGGTCGACGGGGTCAACCGCGTGGTGCTCGACGTCACGTCGAAGCCGCCGGGGACCATCGAATGGGAGTAG
- a CDS encoding DUF3054 domain-containing protein, which translates to MPSRPAGPSLVPLAAGADAALVLLFVLIGRASHGEGLWGVLLTWWPFLAGLAVGWLVSRAWRHPLRLVWTGVIVWLVTVVVGMFLRVASGQGVQLSFVIVTVIVLGVFLLGWRAIALLVQRRRSARIG; encoded by the coding sequence ATGCCTTCTCGCCCCGCCGGCCCTTCGCTCGTTCCCCTGGCCGCCGGAGCGGACGCGGCCCTGGTACTGCTCTTTGTGCTGATCGGCCGGGCCAGCCACGGCGAAGGGCTCTGGGGCGTGCTGCTCACCTGGTGGCCGTTCCTGGCCGGGCTCGCGGTGGGCTGGCTGGTCTCCCGCGCCTGGCGGCACCCGCTCCGCCTCGTCTGGACCGGCGTGATCGTGTGGCTGGTCACCGTCGTCGTGGGCATGTTCCTGCGCGTCGCCAGCGGCCAGGGCGTGCAGCTCAGCTTCGTCATCGTCACGGTCATCGTGCTCGGCGTGTTCCTGCTGGGCTGGCGCGCGATCGCGTTGCTCGTGCAGCGTCGGCGCTCCGCGCGCATCGGCTGA
- a CDS encoding FUSC family protein produces the protein MTTPHHNDSTDASSRPESLRQWARSLRALDLEVAVRATLAMVVPLVVLALLGRIDWAVYATFGGMTALFGRGEPYKLRARSVSIAAVGMLGSIAFGVGMAAIGAPLALLTLGLVFVIVLGVLLISTAGLFPGTPLFFVFAYTVCAQVPTDPADVLPSLVVGVAGAAFAWTVTMSGWAVRRAAADRSAALFKELPRHPRINPAAYRDKLVWLSIGQMLVGVLVAGGLAILVGIGHPYWAVVSVVAVLPPPGARHSTARAFHRIFGTVAGVLLTALILLPGPPVWVLILTIAIGQFGAEILIGRHYGAALLFITPLALSVSHLASPAPVSELLVDRVVETALGGAVALVVVLVSRAVLARAAARRPAPSA, from the coding sequence GTGACGACCCCGCACCACAACGATTCGACGGATGCGTCCTCCCGGCCGGAATCCCTGCGGCAGTGGGCGCGCTCGCTCCGCGCCCTCGACCTGGAGGTCGCCGTGCGGGCGACACTCGCGATGGTGGTTCCGCTCGTCGTGCTGGCGCTCCTGGGCCGCATCGACTGGGCGGTGTACGCCACCTTCGGCGGCATGACGGCCCTATTCGGCCGCGGCGAACCGTACAAACTGCGCGCCCGGTCGGTGAGCATCGCCGCCGTCGGGATGCTGGGCAGTATCGCCTTCGGGGTGGGGATGGCCGCCATCGGTGCGCCGCTGGCGCTGCTCACGCTCGGGCTGGTGTTCGTGATCGTGCTCGGGGTGCTGCTGATCAGCACGGCCGGCCTGTTCCCGGGCACTCCGCTGTTCTTCGTCTTCGCGTACACGGTGTGCGCGCAGGTGCCCACCGACCCCGCCGACGTTCTGCCGAGCCTGGTCGTCGGCGTGGCCGGCGCCGCCTTCGCGTGGACCGTGACCATGTCGGGCTGGGCCGTGCGCCGCGCGGCGGCCGACCGCTCGGCGGCCCTCTTCAAGGAACTGCCGCGGCATCCCCGGATCAACCCGGCGGCGTACCGCGACAAGCTGGTCTGGCTGTCGATCGGGCAGATGCTGGTGGGTGTGCTCGTGGCCGGCGGACTGGCGATTCTGGTGGGCATCGGGCATCCGTACTGGGCCGTGGTGAGCGTGGTGGCGGTGCTGCCGCCGCCTGGTGCCCGGCACTCCACCGCGCGGGCGTTCCACCGTATCTTCGGCACCGTGGCCGGGGTGCTGCTCACCGCGCTGATCCTGCTGCCCGGCCCGCCGGTGTGGGTGCTCATCCTCACCATCGCGATCGGCCAGTTCGGCGCGGAGATCCTGATCGGACGGCACTACGGTGCCGCCCTGCTCTTCATCACCCCGCTGGCCCTCTCGGTGTCGCACCTGGCCAGCCCGGCGCCGGTCTCGGAGCTGCTCGTCGACCGGGTCGTCGAGACCGCGCTGGGCGGGGCGGTGGCACTGGTGGTCGTGCTCGTCAGCCGAGCCGTCCTGGCCCGCGCGGCGGCCCGGCGCCCGGCCCCGTCCGCCTGA
- a CDS encoding Bax inhibitor-1/YccA family protein produces MATSNPAFRNAAFGAPGAVATTKVLSDNDLQALYNSPSAGSQDTDRMTYEDTIGKTVLAFAILLAAAATAWVLTPVAPFLLILGAIGGLVLGLVNAFKKEPSPPLILAYAAMEGLFVGGISRVFEQIYAGVVTQAVLATLVVVGVTLALFSSGKIRASKKATKVFLIAMVGYAVFSLVNVGMMIFGATDGAFGMRSGSIEIAGFEIKLGLVIGILAVLMAAYSLVLDFDFIQKGVNNRAPRKYGWSGAFGIMVTVVWLYVELLRIFAIARE; encoded by the coding sequence ATGGCAACCTCCAACCCCGCATTCCGAAACGCCGCGTTCGGCGCTCCCGGCGCCGTTGCAACGACCAAGGTGCTTTCCGACAACGACCTGCAGGCGCTGTACAACTCGCCGTCCGCCGGCTCGCAGGACACCGACCGGATGACCTACGAAGACACCATCGGCAAGACCGTGCTCGCGTTCGCCATCCTGTTGGCCGCCGCGGCCACCGCGTGGGTGCTCACCCCGGTCGCCCCGTTCCTGCTGATCCTGGGCGCCATCGGCGGCCTCGTGCTCGGCCTGGTCAACGCCTTCAAGAAGGAGCCGTCGCCGCCCCTGATCCTGGCCTACGCCGCGATGGAGGGCCTGTTCGTCGGTGGCATCTCCCGCGTCTTCGAGCAGATCTACGCAGGCGTCGTCACCCAGGCCGTCCTGGCCACCCTCGTCGTGGTCGGTGTGACCCTCGCGCTGTTCTCCAGCGGCAAGATCCGCGCCTCGAAGAAGGCCACCAAGGTCTTCCTCATCGCGATGGTCGGCTACGCGGTGTTCTCGCTGGTCAACGTCGGCATGATGATCTTCGGCGCCACCGACGGTGCGTTCGGCATGCGCAGCGGCAGCATCGAGATCGCCGGCTTCGAGATCAAGCTGGGCCTGGTCATCGGCATCCTGGCCGTGCTCATGGCCGCGTACTCGCTCGTGCTCGACTTCGACTTCATCCAGAAGGGCGTGAACAACCGCGCCCCGCGCAAGTACGGCTGGAGCGGCGCCTTCGGCATCATGGTCACCGTCGTGTGGCTCTACGTGGAGCTGCTGCGCATCTTCGCGATCGCCCGCGAGTAG
- a CDS encoding DUF1254 domain-containing protein, with protein MSTLSIDPKTLAEEAYVYLYPLVLMDVTRQQSINTAPGRVFGRGPANTFVHTRTFPTAEFRDVVRPNFDTLYSIAWLDLGAGPVVVHVPDTADRYYMLPLIDMWTEVFANPGKRTTGTAATDLFVAPPGWSGEVPAGQILIHAPTPYVWIVGRFQTNGVDDYPAVRALQDQLSLTLPDGYEPFPLDPTVDSTTPPLRTVAQMSGVEFFRRASSLLRAVPPHSTDFSVLARLAHLGLVPGTPFDGDRLTDDTVEELEAGVAEARATLLATLPLMGRRVNGWLLNVETMGNYGNDYLKRAVVALVGLGANPPEDAVYPILMADADGRPLTGENRYRMHFEKAELPPVEAFWSVTMYDSDGFQTANEIDRYAIGDRDDLRFNGDGSLDLYLQHDRPAPELVANWLPAPLGPLGVTMRLYGPRREVLDGAWVPPAVTRETTPD; from the coding sequence ATGAGCACCCTGTCGATCGACCCCAAGACCCTGGCCGAAGAGGCCTATGTCTACCTCTACCCGCTGGTGCTCATGGACGTGACCCGGCAGCAGAGCATCAACACCGCGCCGGGGCGGGTCTTCGGCCGCGGGCCGGCCAACACGTTCGTGCACACCCGGACTTTCCCCACGGCCGAGTTCCGCGATGTGGTGCGGCCCAACTTCGACACGCTCTACTCGATCGCCTGGCTCGACCTCGGGGCGGGGCCGGTCGTGGTGCACGTGCCGGACACCGCCGACCGGTACTACATGCTGCCGCTGATCGACATGTGGACCGAGGTGTTCGCCAACCCGGGCAAACGGACCACCGGAACCGCGGCGACGGACCTGTTCGTCGCCCCACCGGGCTGGTCGGGCGAGGTGCCCGCCGGACAGATCCTCATCCACGCGCCCACCCCGTACGTGTGGATCGTGGGCCGGTTCCAGACCAACGGCGTCGACGACTACCCCGCGGTGCGCGCCCTGCAAGACCAGCTTTCGCTCACCCTGCCGGATGGGTATGAGCCGTTCCCACTGGATCCCACGGTGGACTCGACCACTCCGCCGCTACGCACGGTGGCGCAGATGAGCGGCGTGGAGTTCTTCCGCCGGGCGTCCTCACTGCTGCGGGCCGTGCCGCCGCATTCCACCGATTTCTCCGTTCTCGCACGGCTTGCCCATCTCGGCCTGGTGCCTGGCACCCCGTTCGACGGCGACCGGCTCACCGACGACACCGTCGAAGAACTCGAAGCCGGCGTGGCCGAGGCCCGGGCGACCCTGCTGGCCACCCTCCCCCTGATGGGACGGCGGGTGAACGGCTGGCTGCTGAACGTGGAGACCATGGGCAACTACGGCAACGACTACCTCAAACGCGCCGTGGTGGCGCTGGTGGGGCTGGGCGCCAACCCGCCGGAGGATGCCGTGTACCCGATCCTGATGGCGGATGCCGACGGGCGCCCGCTCACCGGCGAGAACCGGTATCGGATGCACTTCGAGAAGGCCGAGTTGCCGCCGGTGGAGGCGTTCTGGTCAGTGACGATGTACGACTCCGACGGTTTCCAGACCGCGAACGAGATCGACCGGTATGCGATCGGCGACAGGGACGACCTGCGGTTCAACGGTGACGGGTCGCTCGACCTGTACCTGCAGCACGACCGCCCGGCGCCGGAGCTGGTGGCCAACTGGCTGCCCGCACCGCTGGGACCGCTCGGGGTCACGATGCGCCTGTACGGGCCGCGCCGGGAGGTACTCGACGGCGCCTGGGTACCCCCGGCGGTCACTCGCGAGACCACCCCTGACTGA
- a CDS encoding ATP-dependent helicase translates to MTLSSDLPNTPATRPSATPIILDGRAGPNDGSHGSSEQQNPLFDGLNPQQLEAVQYRGPALLIVAGAGSGKTSVLTRRVAGLIESREAWPSQILAITFTNKAAAEMRERVRGLLGQASDGMWISTFHSSCVRILRREAESAGLSTNFSIYDSADSKVTIKRIIKQLDADTLGFTPGNVASKISKLKNELADVDSYARNANMSDPQEVMFVEIFRQYTRRLRAASALDFDDLIGETVFLFRAFPKVAALYRRRFRHILVDEYQDTNHAQYALVRELTRPVEPELADDMEDQGLHIKNLQDASGQIPGASLTVVGDSDQSIYAFRGASSRNITEFERDFPGTKVILLEQNYRSTQNILSAANAVIGNNFDRREKRLWSAGGDGEKIVGYTAYNGHDEAQFVADEIEVLHRAGMAYRDMAVFYRTNAQTRALEEILVRAAVPYRVVGGTKFYERAEIKDALAYLIAVANPQDELALRRILNTPKRGIGPATETQLASFAETNGISFRQAMRDSGGLGLGPKVTGAILQLATLLDSAALMMDPENPAGAANVSDLLTFLLDGSGLLAVLRASRDAQDEVRAENIEELVAQTKDFNRENPDAGLVDFLTQVSLVAAADDLDDASGTVSLMTLHTAKGLEYEAVFLTGVEEGLLPHQMSAGEPGGPAEERRLFYVGITRARQRLYLSLAMTRAQFGEVNVAMPSRYLQEIPAALIDWKQSPGMANSRGGTQPRALNARRDGGGFGSRSGTPGQLPPAPKPKTEWANRVTAQVRDNGDLTLNAGDRIRHVDFGDGKVNQVTGEGTKRIAHVQFDTAGAKKLLIKIAPIEKIE, encoded by the coding sequence ATGACTTTGTCTTCAGACCTGCCCAACACCCCGGCCACGCGGCCTTCGGCGACCCCGATCATCCTCGACGGACGGGCGGGCCCGAACGACGGGTCGCACGGTAGCTCCGAGCAGCAGAACCCGCTGTTCGACGGCCTCAACCCGCAGCAGCTCGAGGCCGTGCAATACCGCGGCCCGGCCCTGCTCATCGTCGCCGGCGCCGGCTCCGGCAAGACCAGTGTGCTCACCCGCCGGGTCGCCGGGCTGATCGAGAGCCGCGAGGCCTGGCCCAGCCAGATCCTCGCGATCACGTTCACCAACAAGGCCGCCGCCGAGATGCGCGAACGTGTGAGGGGCCTCCTCGGCCAGGCCTCCGACGGCATGTGGATCAGCACCTTCCACTCCTCCTGTGTGCGCATCCTGCGTCGAGAGGCCGAGAGCGCGGGCCTGTCGACCAACTTCAGCATCTACGACTCGGCCGACTCCAAGGTCACCATCAAGCGCATCATCAAGCAGCTCGACGCCGACACCCTCGGCTTCACCCCCGGCAATGTCGCCTCCAAGATCTCGAAGCTCAAGAACGAGCTGGCGGATGTCGACTCGTACGCCCGCAACGCGAACATGAGCGACCCGCAGGAGGTCATGTTCGTCGAGATCTTCCGCCAGTACACGAGAAGGCTCCGCGCGGCCAGCGCCCTCGACTTCGACGACCTGATCGGCGAGACGGTGTTCCTGTTCCGCGCCTTCCCCAAGGTCGCGGCGCTGTACCGTCGCCGGTTCCGGCACATCCTGGTCGACGAATACCAGGACACCAACCACGCCCAGTACGCGCTCGTGCGCGAGCTCACCCGCCCCGTCGAGCCGGAGCTGGCCGACGACATGGAGGACCAGGGCCTGCACATCAAGAACCTGCAGGATGCTTCCGGGCAGATCCCCGGCGCCTCGCTCACCGTGGTGGGCGACTCCGACCAGTCGATCTACGCCTTCCGCGGCGCCTCCAGCCGCAACATCACCGAGTTCGAGCGGGACTTCCCGGGCACCAAGGTGATCCTGCTCGAGCAGAACTACCGCTCCACCCAGAACATCCTCTCGGCCGCGAACGCCGTGATCGGCAACAACTTCGACCGCCGCGAGAAGCGGCTCTGGAGCGCCGGTGGCGACGGCGAGAAGATCGTGGGCTACACCGCGTACAACGGGCACGATGAGGCCCAGTTCGTGGCCGACGAGATCGAGGTGCTGCACCGAGCCGGCATGGCCTACCGCGACATGGCCGTGTTCTACCGCACCAACGCGCAGACCCGAGCGCTGGAGGAGATCCTGGTGCGCGCCGCGGTGCCGTACCGGGTCGTCGGCGGCACCAAGTTCTACGAACGCGCCGAGATCAAGGATGCGCTGGCGTACCTCATCGCGGTCGCCAACCCGCAAGACGAACTCGCGCTCCGCCGCATCCTGAACACCCCCAAGCGCGGCATCGGCCCGGCCACCGAAACCCAGCTGGCCAGCTTCGCCGAGACCAACGGCATCTCCTTCCGCCAGGCCATGCGCGATTCCGGCGGACTGGGCCTCGGCCCCAAGGTGACCGGCGCCATCCTGCAGCTGGCCACCCTGCTCGACTCGGCCGCGTTGATGATGGACCCGGAGAACCCGGCCGGCGCCGCGAACGTCAGCGACCTGCTCACCTTCCTGCTCGACGGCAGCGGCCTGCTCGCCGTGCTGCGGGCCAGCCGCGACGCGCAGGACGAGGTGCGGGCGGAGAACATCGAGGAGCTCGTCGCCCAGACCAAGGACTTCAACCGGGAGAACCCCGACGCGGGCCTGGTCGACTTCCTCACCCAGGTGTCGCTCGTCGCCGCCGCGGACGACCTCGACGACGCCTCGGGCACAGTGTCGCTGATGACGCTGCACACCGCCAAGGGCCTCGAATACGAGGCCGTGTTCCTTACCGGCGTGGAGGAGGGGCTGCTGCCGCACCAGATGTCGGCCGGCGAGCCCGGCGGCCCCGCGGAGGAGCGCCGCCTGTTCTACGTGGGCATCACCCGTGCCCGGCAGCGGCTGTACCTGTCGCTGGCGATGACCCGCGCGCAGTTCGGCGAGGTCAACGTGGCCATGCCCAGCCGCTACCTGCAGGAGATCCCGGCGGCGCTGATCGACTGGAAGCAGTCGCCCGGCATGGCCAATTCCCGTGGCGGCACCCAGCCGCGCGCCCTCAACGCCAGGCGAGACGGAGGCGGCTTCGGCAGCCGCTCCGGTACCCCAGGGCAGCTGCCGCCGGCGCCCAAACCGAAGACCGAGTGGGCCAACCGGGTCACCGCGCAGGTGCGTGACAACGGTGACCTCACGCTCAACGCGGGCGACCGCATCCGGCACGTGGACTTCGGCGACGGCAAGGTCAACCAGGTCACCGGCGAGGGCACCAAGCGCATCGCGCACGTGCAGTTCGACACCGCCGGGGCGAAGAAACTGCTGATCAAGATCGCGCCGATCGAGAAGATCGAGTGA
- a CDS encoding VIT1/CCC1 transporter family protein codes for MSESDPARQPTGPAPSSPAAEPDHATEPHSPGHASRLNWLRAGVLGANDGIVSVAALVVGVAAATSDSAAILIAGVASLLAGAISMALGEYVSVSSQRDTERALINKERSELATMPEQELAELAGLYQAKGLSAETARLVADELTAHDALGAHLEVELHIGADELTNPWHAALASAVAFTVGAILPLLAVLLPPPEWRVPATFVSVAVALIITGWLSAFLGDSPRMRAIARVLIGGLLALGVTYLIGGLLGTTV; via the coding sequence ATGAGCGAATCAGACCCGGCGCGCCAGCCCACCGGTCCCGCACCCTCCTCCCCCGCCGCTGAACCCGACCACGCCACCGAGCCACACTCCCCCGGGCACGCCTCCCGGCTCAACTGGCTGCGCGCCGGGGTGCTCGGCGCCAACGACGGCATCGTCTCGGTCGCGGCCCTGGTCGTGGGCGTCGCCGCGGCCACCTCCGACTCCGCGGCGATCCTCATCGCCGGGGTCGCGAGCCTGCTCGCCGGGGCGATCTCCATGGCGCTCGGCGAATACGTGTCGGTGAGCAGCCAGCGAGACACCGAGCGGGCCCTGATCAACAAGGAACGAAGCGAGCTGGCCACGATGCCCGAGCAGGAGCTGGCCGAGCTCGCCGGGCTGTACCAGGCCAAGGGGCTCTCCGCCGAGACCGCCCGCCTTGTGGCCGACGAGCTGACCGCGCACGACGCGCTCGGCGCGCACCTCGAGGTGGAGCTGCACATCGGCGCCGACGAGCTCACCAACCCCTGGCATGCCGCCTTGGCATCAGCGGTGGCGTTCACGGTGGGCGCCATCCTGCCACTGCTTGCGGTGCTGCTGCCGCCGCCGGAGTGGCGCGTGCCGGCGACGTTCGTCTCGGTGGCCGTCGCGCTGATCATCACCGGCTGGCTGAGCGCGTTCCTCGGCGACAGCCCACGGATGCGCGCGATCGCGCGGGTGCTCATCGGCGGACTGCTCGCCCTCGGTGTGACCTACCTGATCGGCGGGTTGCTCGGCACGACGGTCTAG